From a region of the Myxococcales bacterium genome:
- the flgG gene encoding flagellar basal-body rod protein FlgG encodes MMRALWSASTGMGAQQLKIDVISNNLANVNTVGFKANRADFEDLLYQTMQAPGTYTSAGQTVPTGIQIGLGVKTSGVQKNFGEGEIQNTGNQLDIAIEGEGFFQILLPTGELSYSRAGNFRLNSEGTIVSPDGYPLQPEITIPSDATEITVGADGTLSVVRPGQAAAEEVGQIQLARFPNPAGLRSLGRNLTSETAASGSPTLGTPGENGIGTLSQGFLEMSNVNLVEEMVNMIVAQRAYETSSRVIAAADTMLQATTRIMG; translated from the coding sequence ATGATGCGCGCGCTTTGGTCGGCTTCCACCGGAATGGGAGCCCAGCAACTGAAAATCGACGTGATTTCCAATAACCTGGCCAACGTCAACACGGTCGGCTTCAAGGCCAACCGGGCGGATTTCGAGGATCTGCTCTACCAGACGATGCAGGCGCCAGGCACCTATACTTCCGCCGGCCAGACCGTCCCCACCGGCATTCAGATCGGGTTGGGCGTTAAAACCTCCGGCGTGCAGAAGAATTTCGGCGAGGGCGAAATCCAGAACACCGGCAACCAACTGGATATCGCGATCGAAGGCGAAGGCTTTTTCCAGATCCTGCTGCCGACCGGCGAACTGTCCTACAGCCGGGCGGGTAATTTCCGCCTGAATTCCGAAGGCACGATCGTCAGTCCCGACGGCTATCCGCTACAGCCGGAAATCACCATCCCCAGCGATGCCACGGAAATCACGGTCGGCGCGGACGGCACGCTCAGCGTGGTGCGACCGGGGCAGGCAGCGGCGGAGGAAGTGGGCCAGATCCAACTGGCGCGGTTCCCCAATCCGGCGGGCCTGCGGTCGCTGGGCCGCAACCTGACCTCGGAAACGGCGGCCTCCGGCTCGCCGACGCTCGGCACGCCGGGCGAGAACGGCATCGGCACGCTGTCGCAGGGCTTTCTGGAGATGAGCAACGTCAACCTGGTCGAGGAAATGGTCAACATGATCGTGGCGCAACGCGCTTACGAAACTTCCTCCCGCGTGATCGCGGCGGCCGACACCATGTTGCAGGCCACGACGCGGATTATGGGTTAA
- the flgF gene encoding flagellar basal-body rod protein FlgF has product MNTIWNAVAGSIFQMRQLDVTANNLANVDTPGFKGDRITFSSYLAQIQRPEFARERESINSINERIRTHTDFSPGPLTVTGNQLNFAIDGEGYFTIQTDKGDQLTRAGDFRLDEQGQLVTDDGHIVAGEGGPIQVQDGMPVDLVIDDTGLVYQNGEEIGRFLIQKVENPETLVKVGGKRFAAGRETRIGPMETPAIRQGVIEGSNVNLIREVTNIVQTTRAFESYQRVITLDNNLNERANQVLPSIPS; this is encoded by the coding sequence ATGAATACGATCTGGAATGCCGTGGCGGGTAGCATCTTTCAGATGCGCCAACTCGACGTCACGGCCAACAATCTGGCCAACGTCGATACGCCGGGGTTCAAGGGGGACCGCATCACCTTCTCCTCCTATCTGGCCCAAATCCAGCGGCCGGAATTCGCCCGCGAGCGCGAATCGATCAACTCGATCAACGAGCGCATCCGGACCCACACCGATTTCTCGCCCGGCCCGCTGACGGTGACCGGCAACCAGTTGAATTTCGCCATCGACGGCGAGGGCTATTTCACCATCCAGACCGACAAGGGCGACCAACTGACCCGCGCCGGCGATTTCCGCCTCGACGAACAGGGACAATTGGTGACCGACGACGGTCACATCGTGGCCGGCGAGGGCGGGCCGATCCAGGTGCAGGACGGCATGCCGGTCGATCTGGTCATCGACGACACGGGGCTGGTCTATCAGAACGGCGAGGAAATCGGGCGGTTCCTGATTCAAAAGGTCGAGAATCCGGAAACGCTGGTGAAGGTCGGCGGCAAACGGTTCGCCGCGGGCCGGGAGACGCGAATCGGGCCGATGGAAACGCCGGCGATTCGCCAGGGGGTGATCGAGGGCAGCAACGTCAATCTGATTCGTGAGGTCACCAACATCGTGCAGACGACCCGGGCCTTCGAGTCCTATCAACGGGTCATCACCCTCGACAACAACCTGAACGAACGGGCCAATCAGGTATTACCGTCAATTCCGTCTTAA